A region of the bacterium genome:
CCCAAAAGATAAAATTCATCTTCAAAACACGCAATCTTAAGCAAGCAGTTCGTAACGCTTACATTAGCCGCCTAAGCGCAGAACTTATTAGATTAAACTATTATATATTATTAGCTTACCAAGATTCTGGGTTTTGGGTCACCTGTTACTGGGATCCCCCCTTATATGCGTAGAGGAGAAAGCCCCCGGCATCTCCAGCCGAGGGCTTTGGACAATACTGGCAATTCTTTGGCAAAAGCCTCCAATCAAGTTGACCGGAGTCAACCCACAAATCACCGCTCGGCTATGCTACAGCCAACCGACCGCACCAAGCAGTGTGATGAAAATCCCCATCAGACTTTCTCCTGCGATGATTCCGGAAGCGGAGGCAACGGTGTACTCTTCAGCAATCGCGGGACGCATCCTCGCATACACGAGCGCAATCACGCCGCCGATGAACATCGAAAGTGCATTGTAGAAAGGCAGCACAAAGGCAAGTCCGAGTCCCATTGCCGACGGAATCCACTTGCGCCATTTGGGGAATAGCCGCTCACACATTGGAATCAGAAGACCCACGATGCCGCCAATGACCAGCGCAGCGCGAGCGGTTGGGTGCAGCGACTCAAGACCATTGGAAAGCAATCTTGCAACCGACGCCCAGACTTGGGCCGCAGGTGCAGGGAATTTTGTTGAACCGAGAATCGAAACGTCCGGCACCACGAGAAAGAAGGCCGGAACCGTAACGGCGGTTCCGATAAAGATTCCGGCAAACTGTGCGAGAAACTGTTTTCTCGCATTTGCGCCGAGCACATACCCGCTCTTTAGGTCGGTCAGCAAGTCGGAAGCGGAATCCGCCACGCCCGCCGTGATACAGGCCGACATCAAGTTTGTGTTCATTTGCTTGGGTGCAATCGCGCCAAAGATCAATTGGGTTATCTTGCCCATTGCGCCAACCGGAGTGGTATCGGTCTCGCCGCAAGCACGACATGCGACCAGCGCGAGAAAGAACGACAGGAAGACGGCCAGCAACGCCATCCACCATGGGATCATGAAGTAAACAGATGCAAGAAAGACAATGCCCAATGTTCCAATTACCATTCCGCCCGCGAACCAAGAACCGGGCACCTCGATGCGATCGAGTGGGTCCTGCTCGTGACGCGGTTTGGCGCGCGCAAAGATGGTCTTCAGGCCCGAGAAAGCCCGCAGAGCCGTGCGCCACTCAAAGACAAAAGCCAGCAGTCCGCTTGTCACCATACATGCCGCTCCGCCCCACAGACTCCAAGAGACAATATTGCGGAATCCGCCGGGCGACTGAGTGTTGCTGTCTCCGGACTCAAAGGCGAGCAACTGACTTGTGGACGCGGCCGCAATCACCAGCTTCTCATCTTCAGACGACAGTTCAAAAGTGCCCGGGAGAAGATTAGCTTCTCCGTTCTTCATCCGCGGAGATTTCAAGTCTGAGACTAATTGTGCGATGCTCGCGTATTGTGCCGCTTCCGGCCAGACGAATTCATAGTCTTTGGAATTTCCGCCTTCCGCGAGCGTAATTGGTAAGGTGAACCCTGCGGGGATCTCCAGAGGGAAATTCGGACTGGCAACCAGTTCATTAGAGCCAGCCGACCGAATCTTTAACGTTTGCACGGCAACTTCTGAGGTTGAAACTGTTACTTCTGGACTCATGAGAGTCAACGCAGTCTCAACATGCATCGCGCTCTTCAAAGAGCTGTCCACTCGCAACTCAAGCCGCCTGCGCAAGTAGGCGTCTTCAGGCTCCATGACTCGCAGTTTCCCGAAGAAGGGATTCGTACTGCCGTCTTTGAGCCTCGGGCTGTTCAATTCTGCGGCGAGTTCACTCAGACTGTTATAGGTCGTTTGCTCTTTCCATGGGAATTCGATGATTGAGGTGGTTGCGCCGTCCTCGATCAAGTAGTCGTTGCTGGCCTTCACCAGTTCGAAGCTGAGCACGCGACCGGCAGAAATGGTCAGCGGGAATTGCAGATCCTCTATGGAACGAATATATGGAAGCGGGTGGCTGATGACTTGCTTGTCCATCATCATCGGTGCGAGGATTCCCCAATTGAGAATCCCGCCGATCAGCACGCTGACCGCGACTTTGAAGCCCATCAGCGCTCCTGCGCCCACCAAGATCATGCTCGCATCAAACTGAATCGTGTACATCCCCATTCGGGCACCGAAAGTATTGTATAGAGCGGGAATCCAAGCGAACCAGTCGCGCACCGCAGCGATAGCGATCCCGATGCCGCCCCACAGGAACAGCAGCTTGGCCGACTTGGACTCTTTTCCATTCCCCCCGACTCCGTGCAGACTCTTGAGGGTTTCAGCCGCCGCAATGCCTGACGGAAACTTCAACCGCTCAATGTTGATCATCTGACGCTTCATCGGAATGGCCATCGTGACCCCCAGCACGGCCAGGAAGAATATCCATGCCGAGAGCAAGCCGTAGCTGATGTGCACTCCGTTGACGAGAAGATACGCGCTGATTGCCGAGACGATTGTTCCGCCGGTCGAATATCCTGCAGAGGAAGCGGTCGACTGCATCGCGTTGTTCTCGAGGATGGACATATCCGTCTTTACCCATCGCGGGAACATCTTCCGAAGTGACTTCCAGATCGTGTAGCTGAGGATACACGATGTGATGGCCACACCCAAGCCCCAGCCGGTCTTCAGGCCGACATAGAGATTCTGGAGCGACAGAAACGCCCCAAGAACCGAACCCATGATGATCGAGCGAATCGTCAACTGCGGCATGTCGTCGCCGCGGTAGACGTTCTCGTACCACTCTCGCTCGAGTTCTTCCGGCGTCATTTTTTTGACGGGCAGTTCATCGGCCATTGTATCTTTGGCTCCGTTGCATTGTCAAGAGTGAGGAACTCAGCTATAGAATACCGAATGCGATGAGTGCTGCGATAAGGACACCCATGATACTCTCGCCTCCGATCAAGCCTGAGGCCGTCGGAATAGTATACATGTCGTTAAACTTAGGTGCGCGTTTTTCGAGGAACCATGCGATCAAGGCCCCGACAAACATGGCAAAACTCGTATACGCAGGAATCGTCATGGCAATTCCCAGCGCTGTCGGAGAAGGTGTATAGGGCCTGAGTTTAGGGAATACCTTATCCACAATCACGATCACGACCGCGAGCACAAATGCGATGGCCATCGCCAAGACTGCGCTGGGCGGCAAGGTGCTCAGCCCCTGCGCCAACACCTTTGCGACGCCCATCCATACCAGTGCGGACGGTGCGGGGAACTTGTCACCGCCGAGCGTGCTGACATCGGGAACAAGAATAAAGTAAGCGGGGACTGCCAGCAGCGCGCCAGCCAGCACGCCGAACAACTGGGCGATGAATTGCTTGCGCGGGTTCGCTCCTACCATGTGTCCGACCTTAAGATTTCCAATCGTGTCGCTGCAGCTCGCCGCCGCACCTGCCGTGATTCCGGCGGTCATCAAGTTCGCCGTCACGTTTCCCGCTGAGATCACACCAAACGTGAGCTGCGTGACTTTTCCGAGCGCTCCAATCGGATTGATGCCGACTTCAGCGCCCGCGCGGGCGGCGACGGCCGCCAGAATGAAGGTCAACAGCACGGCAATCGCGCCCATGTACCAATGCACCCCAAAGCTGCCAAACATCAGGGACAAAGTCACTATGCACAAGATTCCCGTAATCACAAATCCCGGAACAAACCAGCTCATGGGGATTTCAAGGTCGTCAAGAATGCCTTTTGTCGCGCCGTCTTTCTTTCGTCCGAAGCTGCTGAAGATGCTGCCAAAGGTTCTCCCTAAGGTTCGCCATTGAAACGCGAGCGCCAGCAATCCGCCCACAACGAGAATCGTGGCTCCCGGCCACAACGACCACGCACTGATGTTCCGGAATCCTCCGACCACCTGCAGTCGGGATTGTCCGGGTTCGAATCCTAAGGCCTGCACGATTTGAGGCGACGATTGCTCTTTGTCTAATGTGAGTTTCGATTCCCAGTAGACGGAGTTGGAAGCCTCAATAAACAGAGCTTTGGCTCCAACGCCGTTTGCCTTGCTCAGCGTATCTCGCACGCTGATCACGCCGTAGAAAGGATTGGGCGTGCCGTCGCTCAATTGAGGCGCATTGAAGTCGCGCACAATTTCTTCATTGGAACGATAGACTTTCGGCTGAGTCCACGTATAGCGGTAGCTCTTCGTGCTGCTTCCCGAAGACAACTCAGGTCCGACATTCGCTTCTTCCAACGTGACTGAAATACTCTGGCCGGCTTCAACCATAATCGGAGCGGCCATCAGCGTCGCTGCGTGAACTTGAGGTGCGGGGTGCTTAATAATCTTATTGTAAATAAGATTT
Encoded here:
- a CDS encoding OPT/YSL family transporter, whose protein sequence is MADELPVKKMTPEELEREWYENVYRGDDMPQLTIRSIIMGSVLGAFLSLQNLYVGLKTGWGLGVAITSCILSYTIWKSLRKMFPRWVKTDMSILENNAMQSTASSAGYSTGGTIVSAISAYLLVNGVHISYGLLSAWIFFLAVLGVTMAIPMKRQMINIERLKFPSGIAAAETLKSLHGVGGNGKESKSAKLLFLWGGIGIAIAAVRDWFAWIPALYNTFGARMGMYTIQFDASMILVGAGALMGFKVAVSVLIGGILNWGILAPMMMDKQVISHPLPYIRSIEDLQFPLTISAGRVLSFELVKASNDYLIEDGATTSIIEFPWKEQTTYNSLSELAAELNSPRLKDGSTNPFFGKLRVMEPEDAYLRRRLELRVDSSLKSAMHVETALTLMSPEVTVSTSEVAVQTLKIRSAGSNELVASPNFPLEIPAGFTLPITLAEGGNSKDYEFVWPEAAQYASIAQLVSDLKSPRMKNGEANLLPGTFELSSEDEKLVIAAASTSQLLAFESGDSNTQSPGGFRNIVSWSLWGGAACMVTSGLLAFVFEWRTALRAFSGLKTIFARAKPRHEQDPLDRIEVPGSWFAGGMVIGTLGIVFLASVYFMIPWWMALLAVFLSFFLALVACRACGETDTTPVGAMGKITQLIFGAIAPKQMNTNLMSACITAGVADSASDLLTDLKSGYVLGANARKQFLAQFAGIFIGTAVTVPAFFLVVPDVSILGSTKFPAPAAQVWASVARLLSNGLESLHPTARAALVIGGIVGLLIPMCERLFPKWRKWIPSAMGLGLAFVLPFYNALSMFIGGVIALVYARMRPAIAEEYTVASASGIIAGESLMGIFITLLGAVGWL
- a CDS encoding OPT/YSL family transporter, with the protein product MSDETQNKTVEERDRDWYENVYQRDVPQLTARAVISGMLFGGLMSLSNLYIGLKSGWGLGVDIVAVILIFSIFKGLKSAGLVSREFGMMENTIMMTVAVAASWISSAGLVSAVPALSMLTGYEFVWWQLAILIGGILYLGLFMAIPLKRQMIQVDNLRFPANIPTGETLKAMYSKGTEAVQKAKALGLAGGLGILIAGLRDGLAWIPAQFALPLSIARVGMGKLTLTFEPSLIFIGIGALFGIKVGLSMLFGLVLNYGVLAPNLIYNKIIKHPAPQVHAATLMAAPIMVEAGQSISVTLEEANVGPELSSGSSTKSYRYTWTQPKVYRSNEEIVRDFNAPQLSDGTPNPFYGVISVRDTLSKANGVGAKALFIEASNSVYWESKLTLDKEQSSPQIVQALGFEPGQSRLQVVGGFRNISAWSLWPGATILVVGGLLALAFQWRTLGRTFGSIFSSFGRKKDGATKGILDDLEIPMSWFVPGFVITGILCIVTLSLMFGSFGVHWYMGAIAVLLTFILAAVAARAGAEVGINPIGALGKVTQLTFGVISAGNVTANLMTAGITAGAAASCSDTIGNLKVGHMVGANPRKQFIAQLFGVLAGALLAVPAYFILVPDVSTLGGDKFPAPSALVWMGVAKVLAQGLSTLPPSAVLAMAIAFVLAVVIVIVDKVFPKLRPYTPSPTALGIAMTIPAYTSFAMFVGALIAWFLEKRAPKFNDMYTIPTASGLIGGESIMGVLIAALIAFGIL